In a genomic window of Thermoanaerobaculales bacterium:
- a CDS encoding ABC transporter ATP-binding protein, whose protein sequence is MTGAQLLAARDLVVSYRAVEAVRGVSLAVDRGEVVGLIGPDGAGKTSTLRVLGGLLRATSGHAEAFGVDCWLARRALHRRLGYLAQRFALYGDLTVDENVQFFALMYGVRSWRARRDELLELVGLARFRHRVADHLSGGMKQKLALACTLIHSPEVLLLDEPTTGVDPVTRRELWRLLAELVAGGLTLVVATPYLDEAERCTRVLLMHGGRLLVDARPGAIPDLLPGAVVEITNADRSAATAALEACREVVDVAVFGAALHARVEGAADPEAMVREALASGGVTDAALRSVRPGLEDAFLFLTRSDPGQPAQEAS, encoded by the coding sequence GTGACCGGCGCCCAGTTGCTCGCCGCCCGCGACCTCGTGGTGAGCTACCGCGCCGTCGAGGCGGTGCGCGGCGTGTCGCTCGCGGTTGATCGCGGCGAGGTGGTCGGCCTGATCGGTCCGGATGGGGCCGGCAAGACGTCGACGCTGCGGGTGCTCGGCGGCCTGCTGCGCGCCACCTCCGGGCACGCGGAGGCGTTCGGCGTCGACTGCTGGCTGGCTCGACGCGCGCTCCACCGGCGGCTCGGCTACCTCGCCCAGCGCTTCGCGCTCTACGGCGACCTCACGGTCGACGAGAACGTCCAGTTCTTCGCCCTGATGTACGGCGTGCGGTCGTGGCGGGCGCGGCGCGACGAGCTCCTCGAGCTGGTCGGGCTGGCCCGCTTCCGGCACCGCGTCGCCGACCACCTCTCCGGTGGCATGAAGCAGAAGCTGGCGCTCGCCTGCACCCTCATCCACTCGCCCGAGGTGCTGCTGCTGGACGAGCCCACCACCGGTGTCGATCCGGTGACCCGCCGCGAGCTCTGGCGCCTGCTCGCTGAGCTGGTCGCCGGCGGCCTGACCCTGGTCGTCGCCACCCCCTACCTCGACGAGGCCGAGCGCTGCACCCGGGTCCTCCTCATGCACGGGGGGCGCCTGCTCGTCGATGCGCGCCCCGGCGCGATCCCCGACCTCCTGCCGGGCGCGGTGGTCGAGATCACGAACGCCGACCGGTCCGCGGCGACCGCGGCGCTCGAGGCTTGCCGCGAGGTGGTCGACGTCGCCGTCTTCGGCGCGGCTCTCCATGCCCGGGTCGAGGGGGCCGCCGACCCCGAGGCGATGGTGCGCGAGGCGCTCGCGTCCGGCGGTGTGACGGACGCGGCCCTGCGGTCGGTCCGCCCCGGCCTCGAGGACGCGTTTCTGTTCCTCACCCGCTCGGATCCCGGGCAGCCGGCACAGGAGGCATCATGA
- a CDS encoding HlyD family efflux transporter periplasmic adaptor subunit produces the protein MRSPSLPAAILATSLALAACGDNGRNGRIHASGHVEATELRLAAKVGGRLLEAPFEEGDAVRSGDVVARFETVDLEHQLAAARAEVAAADARLRLLLAGTRSEDLRRADDQLGEAQAELDAARRDVARLEGLADRGTATEKARDDARTRRDVAERAAAAARAELDKLIAGPRRQEIEAARAQHAAAAARVEAIAQQVADSTVVAPRDGVITERVAEPGEVLAPGATLSVLTDVGRPWLNVWVDEPSLASIRLGDSAEVRVDGSDQAFAGVVSFVSPVAEFTPKNVQTPEERAKLVFRVKIALDNPDRVFKPGMPADAYFRPATAEGGR, from the coding sequence ATGCGATCGCCATCCCTGCCCGCAGCCATCCTCGCCACGTCGCTCGCCCTGGCCGCCTGCGGCGACAACGGCCGCAACGGCCGCATCCACGCCTCCGGCCACGTCGAGGCCACCGAGCTGCGGCTGGCGGCCAAGGTCGGCGGGCGGCTCCTCGAGGCGCCGTTCGAGGAGGGCGATGCCGTCCGCTCCGGCGACGTGGTCGCCCGCTTCGAGACGGTCGACCTCGAGCACCAGCTCGCGGCGGCGCGCGCCGAGGTCGCCGCCGCGGATGCGCGGCTCCGCCTGCTGCTCGCCGGCACCCGCAGCGAGGACCTGCGGCGCGCCGACGACCAGCTCGGGGAAGCGCAGGCCGAGCTCGATGCCGCCCGGCGGGACGTCGCGCGGCTGGAGGGCCTCGCCGACCGCGGCACCGCCACCGAGAAGGCCCGCGACGACGCCCGCACCCGGCGCGACGTCGCGGAGCGGGCAGCGGCGGCTGCGCGCGCCGAGCTCGACAAGCTGATCGCCGGGCCGCGCCGGCAGGAGATCGAGGCCGCCCGCGCGCAGCATGCGGCCGCCGCGGCGCGGGTCGAGGCCATCGCGCAGCAGGTCGCCGACTCCACGGTGGTCGCACCCAGGGACGGCGTGATCACCGAGCGGGTGGCCGAGCCGGGCGAGGTGCTGGCCCCGGGGGCCACCCTGTCAGTCCTGACCGACGTCGGGCGACCGTGGCTCAACGTGTGGGTCGATGAGCCGAGCCTGGCCAGCATCCGCCTCGGCGACTCGGCCGAGGTGCGCGTCGACGGCAGCGACCAGGCCTTCGCGGGCGTCGTGTCCTTCGTCTCGCCGGTCGCCGAGTTCACCCCCAAGAACGTCCAGACCCCGGAGGAGCGCGCCAAGCTGGTGTTCCGGGTCAAGATCGCCCTCGACAACCCGGACCGGGTGTTCAAGCCGGGGATGCCGGCCGATGCCTACTTCCGCCCGGCGACGGCGGAGGGCGGCCGGTGA
- a CDS encoding TetR/AcrR family transcriptional regulator, protein MPSPRDPERRDRILDAASTVFAAQGFAGARVDDIAARAGINKAMLYYHVGDKTALYSAVLLRNFDRVRMAIDEALTAGGTARQRLEAVITALTRMVQRHPDHPRMMLREIASGAASLEPEVLAAMLEVLGVVRGLIAEGTAAGEFRPLDPVLTHLTLVGAVVFLNATWPIRDRAAALGPGFSLPEPTADIAAFINQMMLDGLAADR, encoded by the coding sequence ATGCCATCGCCACGAGATCCAGAGCGGCGCGACCGGATCCTCGACGCGGCCTCGACCGTGTTCGCTGCGCAGGGCTTCGCGGGCGCCAGGGTAGACGACATCGCGGCGCGCGCCGGAATCAACAAGGCGATGCTCTACTACCACGTCGGCGACAAGACCGCGCTCTACAGCGCGGTGCTGCTGCGCAACTTCGACCGGGTGCGGATGGCGATCGACGAGGCCCTGACCGCCGGGGGGACCGCTCGCCAGCGCCTCGAGGCGGTGATCACGGCCCTGACCAGGATGGTGCAGCGCCACCCCGACCACCCGCGGATGATGCTGCGCGAGATCGCCTCCGGCGCGGCGAGCCTCGAGCCGGAGGTCCTGGCGGCGATGCTCGAGGTGCTCGGGGTGGTCCGCGGCCTGATCGCCGAGGGCACGGCCGCCGGCGAGTTCCGGCCCCTCGACCCGGTCCTCACCCACCTCACGTTGGTCGGAGCGGTGGTGTTCCTGAACGCGACCTGGCCGATCCGTGACCGCGCCGCCGCGCTCGGGCCCGGCTTCAGCCTGCCCGAGCCCACGGCCGACATCGCGGCCTTCATCAACCAGATGATGCTCGACGGCCTCGCCGCCGACCGGTAG
- a CDS encoding PDZ domain-containing protein — protein MRSTAVSTVAVLCLAVSLPVAAGDREAAAPGGPLLRFPDVAGDTVVFTYGEDIWSVPAGGGTARRLTDDEGQERHPKLSPDGSLIAFTGDVDGNPDVYVMRADGSGLRRLTYHPEADEVVGWHPTAGTILFRSSRSSWSRFDRLFLISPEGGGVEELPLPEAGRGCFSPDGARIAYNQIATEDRTWKRYHGGMAQDIRVYDFATAEDRRITDHSGADRLPMWIGDAIYFASDRTGTMNIYRYDTAGGGITQVTHHTDFDVLRPSEGGDRVVYEHGGALWLLDTSTGSTAPILVEIPTEPREARPYLKNVREFITDAAISPAGGRAVVAARGEVFTVPREHGEIRNITRTPGARERNPAWSPDGERIAFLSDRSGEYQIWVVDAAGTSEPRQLTSRQRGYPHTLRWSPDSTRIAFTDETLALLWVDVATGRVTVVDRAEVEPMDVGPEAKPISDFAWSPDSRYIAYSKIGRDQVSNIWVAAVDTGTTSNLSSGLYNDFGPVFTRDGEHLLFVSNRRFDPTFCDFEWEMVYKDVAGIYALTLRRDGPPLLPLRSDEAAATDDAQRSRSAGEADPVTVQIDLDGITDRIEALPLPRGNYRQLAAGADTLYALDGEDGDFNRFEFRELPPRELVAFSFEERSDTVLVDGVIDYALAADGLHLVYRTEDGIAIWDTEPGHEPARRTGRPGEGLEDDRSFVLDLAGLETTIDPIAEWTQVFWEAWRIERDFFYDPNLHGLDWPALGAKYARFLPGLSCAQDLHFIVGELISELSTSHTYVRVGDRRRRAPAVEVGLLGADWTVDRGRYRLAKIYRVPHWSREVDPPLAGPGIDVREGDYLIAVDGRDVAAADSIYAHFQGLADHQVRLTFSADPSGTTPREAVVVPISSERTLRYLDWVEHNRRVVDEASGGRIGYLHLPDTYLGSAIEFPAYYYAQTRKQGMLIDGRFNGGGLDPDIFLARLAKAPLSYWTRRYSEDQVTPVFVSGAHLALLTNRQAGSGGDELPHEFQQKGMGPVIGTRTWGGLVGISMSFELMDGSEVTAPDYRIYTPGGEWTVENEGVTPDITVELDPAEMARGWDAQLQKGIEVLLSAIEREPIVRPQHPPFPVLR, from the coding sequence ATGCGCAGCACCGCCGTTTCGACCGTCGCCGTCCTCTGCCTCGCCGTCTCGCTGCCGGTGGCTGCGGGAGACCGCGAGGCGGCGGCCCCGGGTGGGCCGCTCCTGCGCTTCCCCGACGTCGCGGGCGACACCGTGGTCTTCACCTACGGCGAGGACATCTGGTCGGTGCCGGCGGGCGGCGGCACGGCGCGGCGGCTGACCGACGACGAGGGCCAGGAGCGCCACCCCAAGCTGTCGCCGGACGGCTCGCTGATCGCCTTCACCGGCGACGTCGACGGCAACCCCGACGTCTACGTGATGCGGGCCGACGGCAGCGGGCTGCGGCGCCTGACCTACCACCCCGAGGCCGACGAGGTCGTCGGCTGGCACCCGACCGCGGGCACGATCCTGTTCCGCTCGAGCCGGTCCTCATGGAGCCGCTTCGACAGGCTGTTCCTGATCTCGCCCGAAGGCGGCGGCGTCGAGGAGCTGCCCCTGCCCGAGGCCGGCCGCGGCTGCTTCTCCCCCGACGGCGCCAGGATCGCCTACAACCAGATCGCGACCGAGGACCGCACCTGGAAGCGCTACCACGGGGGCATGGCGCAGGACATCCGGGTATACGACTTCGCGACCGCCGAGGACCGCCGGATCACCGACCACAGCGGCGCCGACCGCCTGCCGATGTGGATCGGCGACGCGATCTACTTCGCCTCCGACCGCACCGGCACCATGAACATCTACCGCTACGACACGGCCGGCGGCGGCATCACGCAGGTCACCCACCACACCGACTTCGACGTGCTGCGGCCGAGCGAGGGCGGCGACCGCGTCGTCTACGAGCACGGCGGCGCCCTGTGGCTCCTTGACACCTCGACCGGCTCGACCGCGCCGATCCTAGTCGAGATCCCGACCGAGCCGCGGGAGGCGCGCCCCTACCTGAAGAACGTGCGCGAGTTCATCACCGACGCCGCCATCTCGCCCGCCGGCGGGCGGGCGGTCGTCGCGGCACGCGGCGAGGTCTTCACCGTGCCGCGGGAGCACGGCGAGATCCGCAACATCACCCGCACCCCGGGGGCGCGGGAGCGCAACCCCGCCTGGTCGCCGGACGGCGAGCGCATCGCCTTCCTGTCCGACCGCAGCGGCGAGTACCAGATCTGGGTGGTCGATGCCGCCGGGACCTCCGAGCCGCGGCAGCTGACCAGCCGCCAGCGCGGCTACCCCCACACCCTGCGCTGGTCTCCGGACTCGACCAGGATCGCCTTCACCGACGAGACGCTGGCCCTGCTCTGGGTGGACGTGGCGACCGGCAGGGTCACCGTGGTCGACCGCGCCGAGGTCGAGCCGATGGACGTCGGGCCCGAGGCCAAGCCGATCTCGGACTTCGCCTGGTCGCCCGACAGCCGCTACATCGCCTACTCCAAGATCGGACGCGACCAGGTGTCCAACATCTGGGTCGCAGCGGTCGACACCGGCACCACCTCGAATTTGTCGAGCGGCCTCTATAACGACTTCGGCCCGGTCTTCACCCGCGACGGCGAGCACCTGCTGTTCGTCTCCAACCGCCGCTTCGACCCGACCTTCTGCGACTTCGAGTGGGAGATGGTCTACAAGGACGTCGCCGGCATCTACGCGCTGACCCTGCGGCGGGACGGGCCGCCGCTGCTGCCGCTGCGCTCCGACGAGGCCGCTGCGACCGACGACGCTCAGCGGTCGAGGTCAGCAGGGGAGGCCGACCCGGTGACGGTGCAAATCGACCTCGACGGCATCACCGACCGCATCGAGGCGCTGCCGCTGCCGCGCGGCAACTACCGCCAGCTCGCCGCCGGCGCGGACACCCTGTACGCCCTCGACGGCGAGGACGGCGACTTCAACCGTTTCGAGTTCCGCGAGCTGCCGCCGCGGGAGCTGGTCGCCTTCTCGTTCGAGGAGCGGTCGGACACCGTCCTCGTCGACGGCGTCATCGACTACGCCCTCGCCGCCGACGGGCTGCACCTCGTCTACCGGACCGAGGACGGGATCGCGATCTGGGACACCGAGCCCGGCCACGAGCCCGCGCGCCGGACCGGACGGCCGGGCGAGGGACTGGAGGACGACCGCTCCTTCGTCCTCGACCTCGCAGGCCTCGAGACCACGATCGACCCGATCGCCGAGTGGACTCAAGTCTTCTGGGAGGCGTGGCGGATCGAGCGCGACTTCTTCTACGACCCCAACCTGCACGGCCTCGACTGGCCGGCGCTGGGCGCGAAGTACGCCCGCTTCCTGCCCGGCCTGTCCTGCGCCCAGGACCTGCACTTCATCGTCGGCGAGCTGATCAGCGAGCTCTCGACCTCGCACACCTACGTCCGGGTCGGCGACCGCCGGAGAAGGGCGCCGGCGGTCGAGGTCGGCCTGCTCGGCGCCGACTGGACGGTCGATCGCGGCCGTTACCGGCTCGCCAAGATCTACCGGGTGCCGCACTGGAGCCGCGAGGTCGACCCGCCGCTGGCCGGGCCCGGGATCGACGTCCGCGAGGGCGACTACCTGATCGCGGTCGACGGCCGCGACGTCGCCGCGGCGGACTCGATTTACGCCCACTTCCAGGGCCTCGCCGACCATCAGGTGCGGCTCACCTTCAGCGCCGATCCTTCCGGCACGACGCCCCGCGAGGCGGTGGTGGTGCCGATCTCGAGCGAGCGCACGCTGCGCTACCTCGACTGGGTCGAGCACAACCGCCGGGTGGTCGACGAGGCCTCGGGCGGCCGCATCGGCTACCTGCACCTGCCCGACACGTACCTGGGCTCGGCGATCGAGTTCCCGGCCTACTACTACGCGCAGACCCGCAAGCAGGGCATGCTGATCGACGGCCGCTTCAACGGCGGCGGCCTCGACCCCGACATCTTCCTGGCGCGGCTCGCCAAGGCACCGCTGTCGTACTGGACCCGCCGCTACTCGGAAGACCAGGTGACGCCGGTCTTCGTCAGCGGCGCGCACCTCGCGCTGCTCACCAACCGCCAGGCCGGCTCCGGCGGCGACGAGCTGCCACACGAGTTCCAGCAGAAGGGCATGGGGCCGGTGATCGGCACCCGCACCTGGGGCGGCCTGGTCGGGATCTCGATGTCGTTCGAGCTGATGGACGGGAGCGAGGTGACTGCCCCCGACTACCGGATCTACACGCCCGGCGGCGAGTGGACCGTGGAGAACGAGGGCGTGACGCCCGATATCACCGTCGAGCTCGACCCGGCCGAGATGGCCCGGGGGTGGGACGCCCAGCTGCAGAAAGGCATCGAGGTGCTGCTCTCAGCGATCGAGCGCGAGCCGATCGTCCGGCCGCAGCATCCCCCCTTCCCGGTGCTGAGGTAG
- a CDS encoding PEP/pyruvate-binding domain-containing protein, with protein MSQEAVSHRPASTALLANLEETRREVVIPAAYDPLRQAVAPYFGVLQSLDRLLTELFHPLRNLAEINSQLGRLCGGMFHYFERSADRAELAGLIDGVFPALYASESDEAFLGDLVGTHLSFVDTLVQSRFGAEYGALVERALAELRAVQGSRGTVLLRHTGLIRRLARRAAAGGGLVERLAEIYAGTVDLGLRVFDESVDLERWCWREPVVTAAEVLAGVAGPLAGAIGAAKSSRSTAARPADLLALPSLDDLLDMVMARARELPSAIERIALYVHLAGIDELQHRNMEVLRALHAAIRTVGATGSHDDIVRAVGLITGHLAVCRPSHKAMLYKCLEKLGEGIAPREDDAMVRYFVERMIAIGFEGPDVRGVSEEWQTHVNPYHLPCLRTWLAVIETDPVKYEQLLSALVINLHFEGVFVSDTDLFQRDISSLLNSNIGDAFNLIMQLLTCFPVFFHEVGSEGELREVSTRLDEISFRRDPVIHFLRKQSHAESNNRLVGFAASVLRAWRTGDTAGLAPYLPRSVFEGLSSDAEWFRGVHQVAAALAGRGVTDSELDSLAMDQLDELLTQAGEGSPADRERVRLLVRFYQLLKAKYSYSTDQLRSQLELSPLLGADVRKGFLEACQSGDHLAIVTAGNRVLEELKATIVSPEVTEAFENIFYKRHIAAGIPSMYGTYREPKFDAMGLLLRVMAFVRPHLEALVDEFNYRYMTRESIRRAHQIMTEMLAGLLVSGLRVRNLEGNLELLGRGIALGTLTTRQYLNIFDFMSEALKDAIETNYISLHNPSLERLAGRLAGAPGARPADGGDAGSLSERFLRDLIAKTYAIQEFDAFLVRIRRTLQRMTEGLSDRASEVALGYSPARLISHLGDPIEPHEDRLRLGYKGYSLKRIKALGFPVPDGFVVSTELFAIQPALEYADLRADTRERIMDAVRRVERATGCSFGDPRRPLLLSVRSGAAFSMPGMMDTILNVGLNQELLERMAGSPEAKWGYWDCYRRYLQNVAMSCGAGRDLFDAIMLRFKGRHRVERKEQFTAAQMRRMALAYREEAARQGVELVDDPQEQLLQAVFLVLKSWHSEPARLFRQQLQLADAWGTAVLVQRMVFGNMSSSSGSGVVFTRNPRSPSTGIGLFGDFTIRSQGEDVVAGLVHPLPVSERQRRELSPQLEHSLESCFPDVYRALKGVASRLINDHQYEHQEIEFTFSSSAAEDLHILQIRPLRLLGQAALPVFADPAGVDLHLVGCGVGAGGGAMSGRVAFDATDVERCRTLHPQARVILLRPDTVPEDIPLVLSVDGLLTARGGFTSHAAVTAKRLGKCCVVSCRDLVVDDSSNIARIGRQPLQAGDPISIDGLTGRVYLGEHQIVDAGRLVRLS; from the coding sequence ATGTCCCAGGAAGCCGTCAGCCACCGACCGGCGTCGACAGCCTTGCTGGCCAACCTCGAGGAAACCCGGCGCGAGGTGGTCATCCCGGCGGCGTATGACCCGCTGCGCCAGGCGGTCGCCCCCTACTTCGGGGTGCTCCAGTCGCTCGACCGGCTGCTCACCGAGCTCTTCCACCCGCTGCGCAACCTGGCCGAGATCAACAGCCAGCTGGGGCGGCTGTGCGGCGGGATGTTCCACTACTTCGAGCGGTCGGCGGATCGTGCCGAGCTCGCCGGCCTCATCGACGGCGTCTTCCCGGCCCTCTACGCCAGCGAGTCGGACGAGGCGTTCCTCGGCGACCTGGTGGGGACCCACCTGTCCTTCGTCGACACCCTCGTCCAGTCGCGGTTCGGCGCCGAGTACGGCGCGCTGGTGGAGCGGGCTCTCGCCGAGCTACGGGCGGTCCAGGGGTCACGGGGCACGGTCCTCCTGCGCCACACCGGCCTCATCCGGCGGCTGGCCCGGCGGGCGGCGGCGGGGGGCGGGCTCGTCGAGCGCCTCGCCGAGATCTACGCCGGCACCGTCGATCTCGGGCTGCGCGTCTTCGACGAGTCCGTCGACCTCGAGCGGTGGTGCTGGCGGGAGCCGGTGGTCACCGCGGCCGAGGTGCTGGCCGGGGTCGCCGGCCCGCTGGCCGGTGCCATCGGGGCGGCCAAGAGCTCCCGCTCGACCGCTGCCCGGCCCGCCGACCTGCTCGCCCTGCCCAGCCTCGACGATCTGCTCGACATGGTGATGGCGCGGGCGCGCGAGCTGCCGAGCGCCATCGAGAGGATCGCGCTCTACGTCCACCTCGCCGGGATCGACGAGCTGCAGCACCGCAACATGGAGGTCCTGCGCGCGCTGCACGCCGCCATCCGGACCGTCGGCGCCACCGGCTCGCACGACGACATCGTCCGCGCCGTCGGGCTGATCACGGGGCACCTCGCCGTGTGCCGGCCGAGCCACAAGGCGATGCTCTACAAGTGCCTGGAGAAGCTCGGGGAGGGCATCGCGCCGCGCGAGGACGACGCCATGGTCCGCTACTTCGTGGAGCGGATGATCGCGATCGGGTTCGAGGGGCCGGACGTCCGCGGCGTCTCCGAGGAGTGGCAGACCCACGTCAACCCCTACCATCTGCCCTGCCTGAGGACCTGGCTCGCGGTCATCGAGACCGACCCCGTCAAGTACGAGCAGCTGCTGTCGGCGCTGGTGATCAACCTCCACTTCGAGGGCGTGTTCGTCTCCGACACCGACCTGTTCCAGCGCGACATCTCATCGCTCCTCAACTCGAACATCGGCGACGCCTTCAACCTGATCATGCAGCTGCTCACCTGCTTCCCGGTGTTCTTCCACGAGGTGGGCTCGGAGGGCGAGCTGCGCGAGGTGTCGACCCGGCTCGACGAGATCAGCTTCCGGCGCGACCCGGTGATCCACTTCCTGCGCAAGCAGTCGCACGCCGAGAGCAACAACCGGCTGGTCGGCTTCGCGGCGAGCGTGCTGCGCGCCTGGCGCACCGGCGACACGGCGGGGCTCGCGCCCTACCTCCCGAGGTCCGTCTTCGAGGGGCTTTCGAGCGATGCGGAGTGGTTCCGGGGCGTCCACCAGGTGGCGGCGGCGCTCGCGGGACGGGGCGTCACCGACAGCGAGCTCGACTCGCTGGCGATGGACCAGCTCGACGAGCTGCTGACGCAGGCGGGCGAGGGCAGCCCCGCGGACCGCGAGCGGGTCCGGCTCCTGGTGCGCTTCTACCAGCTGCTGAAGGCCAAGTACTCGTACTCGACCGACCAGCTGCGCTCGCAGCTCGAGCTGTCGCCGCTGCTCGGCGCCGACGTCCGGAAGGGCTTCCTCGAGGCCTGCCAGTCGGGAGACCACCTGGCGATCGTCACCGCCGGCAACCGGGTGCTCGAGGAGCTGAAGGCGACGATCGTCTCCCCGGAGGTCACCGAGGCCTTCGAGAACATCTTCTACAAGCGCCACATCGCGGCCGGGATCCCGTCGATGTACGGCACCTACCGCGAGCCGAAGTTCGACGCGATGGGCCTGCTGCTGCGGGTCATGGCCTTCGTGAGGCCGCACCTCGAGGCGCTGGTCGACGAGTTCAACTACCGGTACATGACGCGGGAGTCGATCCGGCGCGCCCACCAGATCATGACCGAGATGCTGGCCGGGCTGCTGGTTTCCGGCCTGCGCGTCCGCAACCTCGAGGGCAACCTCGAGCTGCTCGGGCGGGGGATCGCCCTCGGCACGCTGACCACCCGCCAGTACCTCAACATCTTCGACTTCATGTCCGAGGCGCTCAAGGACGCGATCGAGACCAACTACATCTCGCTCCACAACCCGAGCCTGGAGCGCCTGGCCGGGCGGCTCGCCGGCGCTCCCGGGGCGCGGCCGGCCGACGGCGGCGACGCGGGCAGCCTGTCCGAGCGCTTCCTCCGCGACCTGATCGCCAAGACTTACGCCATCCAGGAGTTCGACGCCTTCCTGGTGCGGATCCGCAGGACCCTGCAGCGGATGACTGAGGGCCTCAGCGACCGCGCCTCCGAGGTCGCGCTGGGCTACTCTCCGGCGCGGCTGATCTCGCACCTCGGGGACCCGATCGAGCCCCACGAGGACCGGCTCCGGCTCGGCTACAAGGGGTACTCGCTGAAGCGCATCAAGGCCCTCGGCTTTCCCGTCCCCGACGGTTTCGTGGTCTCGACCGAGCTGTTCGCGATCCAGCCGGCGCTCGAGTACGCGGACCTGCGGGCCGACACCCGCGAGCGGATCATGGACGCGGTGCGGCGGGTCGAGCGCGCGACCGGGTGCTCCTTTGGCGACCCGCGCCGCCCGCTCCTGCTGTCGGTCCGCTCGGGCGCCGCGTTCTCGATGCCCGGGATGATGGACACCATCCTCAACGTCGGGCTCAACCAGGAGCTGCTCGAGAGGATGGCCGGGTCCCCGGAGGCGAAGTGGGGGTACTGGGACTGCTACCGCCGGTACCTGCAGAACGTCGCCATGTCGTGCGGCGCGGGCCGCGACCTGTTCGACGCGATCATGCTCCGCTTCAAGGGCCGCCACCGGGTCGAGCGCAAGGAGCAGTTCACCGCCGCCCAGATGCGGCGGATGGCGCTCGCCTATCGGGAGGAGGCCGCGCGGCAGGGGGTGGAGCTCGTCGACGATCCACAGGAGCAGCTGCTGCAGGCGGTGTTCCTGGTGCTCAAGTCCTGGCACTCGGAGCCGGCCCGGCTGTTTCGCCAGCAGCTGCAGCTCGCCGACGCCTGGGGGACCGCGGTCCTGGTCCAGCGGATGGTGTTCGGCAACATGAGCTCGAGCTCCGGCTCCGGGGTGGTGTTCACCCGCAACCCGCGCTCGCCGTCGACCGGAATCGGGCTGTTCGGAGATTTCACCATCCGCTCGCAGGGCGAGGACGTGGTGGCCGGCCTCGTGCACCCGCTCCCGGTCAGCGAACGGCAGCGACGCGAGCTGTCGCCCCAGCTCGAGCACTCCCTCGAGTCGTGCTTCCCCGACGTCTACCGCGCCTTGAAGGGAGTCGCCTCGCGGCTGATCAACGACCACCAGTACGAGCACCAGGAGATCGAGTTCACGTTCTCGTCGAGCGCGGCGGAGGATCTCCACATCCTCCAGATCCGGCCGCTGCGGCTGCTCGGGCAGGCGGCGCTGCCGGTCTTCGCCGACCCGGCCGGGGTCGACCTGCACCTGGTCGGCTGCGGGGTGGGCGCCGGGGGCGGGGCGATGAGCGGACGGGTCGCGTTCGATGCCACCGACGTCGAGCGCTGCCGGACGCTCCACCCGCAGGCGCGGGTCATCCTGCTGCGGCCGGACACGGTCCCGGAGGACATCCCGCTGGTGCTGTCGGTGGACGGCCTGCTGACCGCGCGCGGCGGGTTCACGTCGCACGCGGCGGTGACCGCAAAACGGCTCGGCAAGTGCTGCGTCGTCAGCTGCCGCGACCTGGTCGTCGACGACTCGAGCAACATCGCGAGGATCGGCCGGCAGCCCCTGCAGGCCGGGGACCCGATCTCGATCGACGGCCTCACCGGCCGGGTCTACCTCGGCGAGCACCAGATCGTCGACGCCGGACGCCTGGTCCGCCTGTCGTGA